The sequence CATGTTTTCCTTGCAGGGCTCAAAATTCCAATAACAACCAAGAAGAATTCACTAATACTCTAGATTCCAGTTTTACACAATTCATCGCAGAAAACTTCCCTTCATACACCTGTATATTTCAACTTATACTGCCGAGGTTCATGAGACTGGACTTAAGTGCCTACAAAAATGCTGTAATGTTGTTCAGATTAGGCAAGGTATATCTTCCATACACTAATTCACCATGTGTGCAAAGTTGTCCTGTCACAGcctctaattttatttatccctTTTCAGGTATTTTCACAACAGCATTTGTGCCCGATTTTATGGAATTTTGAACAAGCAATAACGGACAGCGGGTCATTAAATCCAAGTCCAGatacaagttacaataattctGGCATGGAACAAAGGTAAATTCTATAAAGAAACAGTCAAGTTTCAGTCACTTGCATATAAAGAATTCCGTGTAGGAGACtttcttggattttaattttataaacatacATGTTCTACATACTTTTGTTACAGTTATACGTACAATGGCGTCTCTTTACACAAATATGTTACAATCGCTAAACAAGCTATATCAGAATTTAATTTGTCCGCCAATTTCGAATATCAACCAATTTGGGGCGATAATATGCGGACATTCGCCTCGCAGTTGGTAAAGAGAATTGTTGCTGCAAAAAATACAGCTGAGAATAATATTGAAGAGTATAATAAGATACTTAGCATACGCCACAAAGGTAtggtttcattttaaaagacaCTGTTACTATCTAATAATATgtttatcttaaaaaatatgtttctaactttatttttttaggtatatggGGCGCTATCAAAATTTTCTTGATGATAGAAGACAGTGATGAAGATGTCGCCATATTGGAAGAATCTAAGAAAGTGCCAAATTATCTGACTAGTGCCTTTCACCACTTTTCACACATATTTGGggtaaaaatataacacaatttTCAGATTAATTTAGACGTTATAGTCTTGCAGAgtgtcaattgtttgtttgtttttcagttAAATGAGAATACTTTAATTGCACCTGAACCTGTTATTGAGGACAGCTCAATGGAACATTCTTCCTACGTCAATACTACGAGTTTTCCACTGTCCATCACCAATAAGGTAAAATTTTACATCTCGTATCCAAAATCACGAGGCAATatgctattttctttttttaagtaaCCATTTGAAATGGTTTGTTTTCGTACAAAACCCGTGGTACGGCAACATTGTAAATCGTCGATCGTTTGCAGTATGAGTGGCAAACAGAacttcaatttgaaaaaaaaactcttatttattcatttacagCTTCGCAGCAAACCTACCAAAGTGCACTATATGGGCGACCCAGACTTGATGCCAATAACGTCCTACGAAAGCACTATATTAGTCAGGATGTTGTACCACATAGCATCAAGATTGAATGAGTTGGTAAGATTAAATCAGTGATATAAATTCAAACGTTAATTAATGGACCAATAGGAACTTAGATAATGCGATTTGTATATTAATGAACTGTTTAACTTTTCAGTATGGAGATGACTTAGCAAGACTTTGGAACAGAAACGACCTATGCGGCTTCATGGCCCGTGAGGTGTTGCAGGCGCCATACACGATCCATAATTACGTGAAGGATGTGACGAATCATCAGAACATAGTGAGTCAGGAGCtgcccccgcgcctgtcgctgCGTCGCCTCGGCTCCCACGCTTTTGTCGTTTGGCTCACAATCGGCTACATCACCATGAAACTCTTTTCCTTCAGTGGTTTCTTTTACGTGTTTGTGTTAGTCATTTTGTGGATAACGTTTGTTTTCACtaaagctagttttaaaatgttaagaTTAATTTAAATCAGGAATAAtgttcaatttttataaaagatttattcttgcattgaataaattatttttttatggatttGTGTTTTTTCATCATCGTCATCTAAGTACCCAATTcccaaaaatatatacaaaagtattaaaaaaaatcacagtaaaaaacaTCGCCAAGCCTTGCACAATTTTACCTAAACTAACTttttaactaaaggtaaacaacCTCCACCAGACTCTATAGTTAAGTACCAATCACAATAAAACACTGCATAATtttaacgtttattttattagcacTTAGCAATTAACATagaaatataaacataaaaaataacagtagCTTACAAGCTAGCAATATTTCTTCAACGTTAGCTTGGGTACAATATTCATAGAGGCTAGTTCTTGGAAGAGCAGCTTGCAGGCGTAGGGCATGTCGACGCTGGAGACGGCGGCGGACGAGTGGCAGGCGTGGCACCACGCGCGGCTCGCCAGTCGCCCGCATGCGCCGCAGATGTCAGCACTGAATGCGTCCGATGCGAGCATCAGGCGTTCCATTAGCAACATACTGGAAATGGAAATACATATTAGGTATTACATGAGACAATATACATTATTGGTGCAACCCCAACCAAACCGTACTTATTCTGGCGGCGTTTTATCGATATTTGACTCACTAGCGACTCTTGACTTCAAAATTCAACATGTTATGCTATGAAAACGCAGTTTTCAGCTGTAGGTACATGTTAAAATAAAGAAgtactatatttaaataaaagacttGAGTCTCATATTTAATAGCAAATCCATGGCGCTGTTGAAAAGATCGAGCTTTACATAGCTgagtataaagaaaaaaaaacagcatgTGAGGTGGTTTCAAAAATATCATGCTGTCCTGACGAGTGAATGTATACCCGAGTGAATGTATAACCATAATTTAGTTTAGAGTCAAGCTTACCTAGCGCCGTAACCAATGAGACAGTCCCGCTCCATCTCCCCGAGGCGCAGGCCGCCGTCGCGCGAGCGTCCCTCGGTGGGCTGGCGCGTGAGCACGGCGCGCGGGCCGCGGGCGCGAGCGTGCATCTTGTCCTGTACCATGTGCTTCAGTTTCTGGTAGTACACCTAAACAATAACgagggttttatttatttacaaatttttgtacacacacataataaagaaagatgacaggaaagaaagaatttacaaaggtaacgCTTATttcttccagcatacctgcgaaaggaaaaagaataaaaattttattgaGGAAAAACCATtttactgaaagatttttttgagaAGATATGGATTAGGGATCTGTCATGTATGCAAATAGACAAAACTAGCTTTGGTCCGCGGTTTCAGTCGCGTCCCGAGGAAAATAAttcccgcacatggataaaaagtagaccAATATGTTATTTAGATAATATTTATATGGGATAGATTTTCGCGTGGAAGAGGAACAAACTTTGATAGCTACATACTTTCgcgtttgtaatattagtaggataatcGAACTTAACATAGTCCTAATACTTACAGGACCAGAATAAATATAAGCTTCCAAAGGTTCTCCAGTCAATCCAGAGTAAAATATATCCTTTCCATGATAGTTGTATCCGTGTTTTTCTAACTCCTGACATACATCGCGAACCTTAGAACCGCCGAATGCAGTGcctgaaaaaaacaaacaaagttggAATCGCTAAAagctaaaactaaataaaagagCAAAGTTGCAAAGTAAACATACCATAGTGAAATTTCCCTTCCATCAACCCAGCTTTTCCCGCTAACAGTTCGATAGTTTTTCCGACAGTCATTCTAGAAGGGAAACCATGCGGGTTCATGATCATGTCAGGGCAGATGCCTCTGTCATTAAATGGCATGTCCTCTTGCTGCACAATCAAACCAGTCACACCTTTCTGCCCGTGCCGGGAACTGAATTTATCACCTATCTCCGGAATGCGTGTTTGTCGTAACAATATCTTGATGAGAAATGCATCTTCGGAGTTCGACGACACCATAACTTTTTCGATGTAAGACTCGACTGGACCTTTGTACGTGATGGGAACATCCTTGTAATCCACCTGTTGTGGCTGCCCCTGCGTAACAGTGCTTAAAGTTG is a genomic window of Helicoverpa zea isolate HzStark_Cry1AcR chromosome 6, ilHelZeax1.1, whole genome shotgun sequence containing:
- the LOC124630881 gene encoding sphingomyelin phosphodiesterase 4; its protein translation is MAHDIMSQFYASLNLPLQEKVEELTRIIDQSTPNKDLQSLFPQLISNIFSVTFNNGWGLRTVTCDAKKQAFEALIVFFEPLGPMFRLCYKLLSDPQLKYNLPLTALPMDLQITLERGRCPQFYSDMLVTDPQTLNVVALALNPFDYYIINFALHLVNNSHQTSSWENWSSAYFALACDYLMHFLPADPNKSVLPHIPNYTGKVPMAAPLQTANRPLYSPSLLLIPDLSGSSMSNQHATSQNQSRNEVWRSETVLQVFIDIWMSVEQFSPRNVEMFQRNYCSISSSPERVRTVRVLVKHLHSFSAKYMSDPAVRSSALRKYARQIMCVRAYHYIKHLVTTWPLDASFRLVMELWLSLIQPWRYVNNNITQDRAQNSNNNQEEFTNTLDSSFTQFIAENFPSYTCIFQLILPRFMRLDLSAYKNAVMLFRLGKVFSQQHLCPILWNFEQAITDSGSLNPSPDTSYNNSGMEQSYTYNGVSLHKYVTIAKQAISEFNLSANFEYQPIWGDNMRTFASQLVKRIVAAKNTAENNIEEYNKILSIRHKGIWGAIKIFLMIEDSDEDVAILEESKKVPNYLTSAFHHFSHIFGLNENTLIAPEPVIEDSSMEHSSYVNTTSFPLSITNKLRSKPTKVHYMGDPDLMPITSYESTILVRMLYHIASRLNELYGDDLARLWNRNDLCGFMAREVLQAPYTIHNYVKDVTNHQNIVSQELPPRLSLRRLGSHAFVVWLTIGYITMKLFSFSGFFYVFVLVILWITFVFTKASFKMLRLI